The proteins below come from a single Caenibius sp. WL genomic window:
- a CDS encoding PhoH family protein, with product MGRKPHRADSDSALIRPGDRSAHRRARAEVEFEEQTVLGALFGEFDANLVQLENRLGVYISARGNRILIEGSDDSVARARDVLKGMHKRLLEGQELDAGAIEALIAMSNEPTLDGIITGKDPLGGGIMIRTRRKTIVPRSATQIDYMKALARDDIIFALGPAGTGKTYLAVAQAVSQLITGSVQRLILSRPAVEAGERLGFLPGDMKEKVDPYLRPLYDALYDCMPPEQVERRLASGEIEIAPIAFMRGRTLADAFVILDEAQNTTREQMKMFLTRFGQNSRMVVCGDPKQVDIPGGDRMSGLADAVGRLEGVEGINVTRFGVADVVRHPIVGRIVEAYEGKDA from the coding sequence ATGGGCCGCAAACCACACCGCGCCGACTCCGATTCGGCGCTGATCCGTCCCGGTGACCGTAGCGCGCACAGGCGGGCACGGGCCGAAGTGGAATTCGAGGAACAGACCGTGCTCGGCGCGCTGTTCGGCGAATTCGACGCCAATCTCGTTCAGCTCGAAAACCGTCTCGGCGTCTATATCAGCGCCCGCGGCAATCGCATCCTGATCGAAGGATCGGATGATTCGGTCGCCCGTGCGCGTGACGTTCTGAAAGGCATGCACAAGCGCCTGCTCGAAGGGCAGGAACTGGATGCAGGCGCAATCGAGGCGCTGATCGCGATGTCGAACGAACCGACGCTGGACGGGATTATCACCGGCAAGGACCCGCTGGGCGGCGGCATCATGATCCGCACCCGGCGCAAGACCATCGTCCCGCGCTCCGCCACGCAGATCGACTATATGAAAGCGCTGGCCCGCGACGATATCATTTTCGCGCTCGGCCCGGCGGGCACCGGCAAGACCTATCTCGCGGTGGCGCAGGCTGTGAGCCAGCTTATCACCGGCAGCGTGCAGCGCCTGATCCTTTCCCGCCCGGCGGTGGAAGCGGGGGAACGGCTGGGCTTCCTGCCCGGCGACATGAAAGAGAAGGTCGACCCCTATCTCCGCCCGCTTTACGATGCGCTGTACGATTGCATGCCGCCCGAGCAGGTGGAGCGGCGGCTGGCCAGCGGCGAAATCGAAATCGCCCCCATCGCTTTCATGCGCGGGCGCACGCTGGCCGATGCTTTCGTCATTCTCGACGAAGCGCAGAACACCACACGCGAACAGATGAAAATGTTCCTCACCCGGTTCGGCCAGAACAGCCGCATGGTGGTCTGCGGCGACCCGAAACAGGTCGACATCCCCGGCGGTGACCGGATGAGCGGCCTGGCCGACGCGGTCGGGCGGCTGGAAGGCGTCGAAGGGATCAACGTGACCCGCTTCGGCGTGGCGGATGTGGTCCGCCACCCCATCGTCGGCCGGATCGTCGAGGCTTACGAGGGGAAGGACGCCTAG